A single Oryctolagus cuniculus chromosome 16, mOryCun1.1, whole genome shotgun sequence DNA region contains:
- the LOC100348193 gene encoding olfactory receptor 7E178-like: MKTIYRKTICKHCVPLFPFSIPIFFSRRSTGCVETQNLTCVLDFHLVGFSEDPTLQSLLFGLFLSMYLVTVLGNLLIILLIISNTHLHTPMYFFLCNLSLADVGFTSTMVPKMIVDIHIHSTVISYMGCLTQMSLFLICGCMDDLILTVMAYDRFVAICHPLHYQVIMNPHRCAFLVSVSFVASLLESLLHNLILLPVTCFKAVEISNFFCDPSQLLNLTCDDTFNHDTVIYLIGIVFGFFPISGILFSYYKIMSSILKIPSPDGKCKAFSTCGSHLLVVCLFYGSGFGVYLSASFSTSSRKSAVASLMYTLVTPMLNPFIYSLRNRDIKRALQRTVNRIS, from the coding sequence ATGAAAACTATATACAGAAAAACTATATGCAAGCACTGTGTGCCCTTGTTTCCTTTTTCCATCCCTATCTTCTTTTCCAGAAGGAGTACAGGCTGTGTTGAAACACAAAATCTGACGTGTGTCCTAGACTTCCATCTCGTGGGCTTCTCAGAGGATCCAACCCTGCAGTCCCTCCTGTTTGGGCTGTTCCTGTCCATGTACCTGGTCACGGTGCTCGGGAACCTGCTCATCATCCTGCTCATCATCTCTAACACCCACctgcacacccccatgtacttcttcctctgtaACCTGTCCTTGGCTGACGTGGGTTTCACCTCCACCATGGTTCCCAAGATGATTGTGGACATCCACATTCACAGTACAGTCATCTCCTATATGGGCTGCCTGAcacagatgtctctctttctcatctgtgGATGCATGGATGATTTGATTCTGACTGTAATGGCCTATGACCGGTTTGTCGCCATCTGTCATCCACTGCATTACCAAGTCATCATGAACCCCCACCGCTGTGCCTTCTTGGTTTCAGTGTCTTTTGTGGCCAGCCTTTTGGAATCCCTGCTGCACAACTTGATATTATTACCAGTTACCTGCTTCAAGGCAgttgaaatttctaatttcttttgtgaCCCTTCTCAGCTACTCAATCTTACATGTGATGACACCTTCAACCATGACACAGTCATATATCTTATTGGTATTGTATTTGGGTTTTTCCCTATCTCAGGGATCCTCTTCTCTTACTATAAAATCATGTCCTCCATTCTGAAAATCCCATCCCCAGATGGGAAGTGcaaagccttctccacctgtggctcgcACCTCTTGGTTGTTTGCTTATTTTACGGATCAGGTTTTGGAGTGTATCTCAGTGCATCCTTctccacctcttccaggaagagTGCTGTGGCCTCACTGATGTACACCCTGGTCACCCCTATGttgaaccccttcatctacagcctgaggaacagggaCATCAAGAGAGCTCTGCAGAGAACTGTCAACAGAATAAGCTAA